One segment of Clavelina lepadiformis chromosome 2, kaClaLepa1.1, whole genome shotgun sequence DNA contains the following:
- the LOC143446435 gene encoding uncharacterized protein LOC143446435 isoform X2: MKPRKSLSLWSILDENTSDNENIHEEIEDCVQVTVKYHIMLVNYDNPSFNKVDQRFIVKKENLLHKEENSKPPKNNALVSFVEKAILYLTDLDMFFRNEPCYPRSTYVRALDATTHGYEYNGRDHLKQTFKCFYDPHNPNIIIATRTFSYKSIFHGIFWPFLLLLLGVAIVSIVYYCIAKMKNDLRPSQGIIEKNNPARHNAIQYTERRKTQTRIQWNEKSLV, translated from the exons ATGAAACCCCGGAAAAGCCTTTCGTTGTGGAGTATTTTGGACGAAAACACCTCAGATAATGAAAATATACATGAAGAAATTGAGGACTGTGTACAAGTTACCGTGAAATACCATATAATGTTGGTGAATTATGACAACCCTTCATTTAATAAAG TTGACCAGAGGTTTATTGtgaagaaagaaaatttgctACATAAAGAAGAAAATAGCAAACCTCCAAAGAATAATGCGCTCGTGTCTTTTGTAGAAAAAGCTATCTTGTACTTAACTGATCTCGACATGTTCTTTCGAAATGAG CCTTGTTACCCACGCTCCACGTACGTGCGTGCATTGGATGCTACAACACATGGCTACGAATATAATGGAAGGGATCATCTGAAACAAACGTTCAAGTGTTTCTACGATCCTCATAACCCCAACATTATCATCGCCACCAGAACCTTCAGCTATAAGAGCATATTCCATGG AATATTTTGGCCTTTTCTTCTACTTCTTCTGGGCGTGGCAATTGTCAGTATTGTGTATTACTGCATTGCGAAGATGAAGAATGATTTGCGACCATCTCAG GGCATCATTGAAAAGAATAATCCTGCAAGACACAATGCAATACAATATACAGAACGAAGAAAAACTCAGACACGAATCCAATGGAATGAAAAAAGCCTTGTGTAA
- the LOC143447357 gene encoding uncharacterized protein LOC143447357: MKLLHLWSIAMVAMFFRATEGKPVPKDTRGVLQRLLADAFGDAGSGGIDLIYNEPEPKADSVLIPRLMSALSNEYENFQVNDSHKRQHSRRNAPDRRHIRRRPGGRYRCQKNKEGKCKIVKCNFGTAIDRLSYNPRFGCPILQRLGEQRKW, encoded by the exons ATGAAACTGTTGCACCTTTGGAGTATTGCGATGGTTGCCATGTTCTTCCGAGCGACAGAAGGCAAACCGGTACCAAAG GATACCAGGGGAGTATTACAAAGACTTCTTGCAGACGCTTTCGGCGATGCAGGATCAGGCGGCATCGATTTAATTTACAACGAACCCGAACCCAAAGCGGACAGTGTATTAATTCCGCGCTTAATGTCCGCTTTATCAAATG AATACGAAAACTTTCAAGTCAATGATTCGCACAAAAGACAGCACAGTAGAAGGAATGCACCTGACAGAAGACATATTAGGCGAAGACC AGGTGGACGTTACCGATGCCAGAAAAACAAAGAAGGGAAATGCAAAATAGTGAAATGCAACTTTGGCACCGCTATCGACCGATTATCCTACAATCCAAGATTTGGGTGCCCGATATTGCAGCGATTAGGGGAACAAAGAAAATGGTAG